From a region of the Salinispira pacifica genome:
- a CDS encoding methyl-accepting chemotaxis protein, translated as MKNTYEGSYTMSIKIKSILLSVVAPVFLILILSGVLLWVQFQADMNKERQSILAGARNIQSEIRLEISESFEILRNIALNPLTARVMERMNQIPEGLDNDDFQVLDEFSTIQELLGLSVEGTRTDLAYIASRGSGGIILGSNVQIGEGFDVRGRDYYQAAMGNPGTTVISSPRISAEESAEPIIVITAARSVENEQGRTVGIVAVNYRLNGIIEIIRENMEEYGVSITFFDSQSRSLLWNRTEDGTYFFDPDNVISLKEWVEGLGVDEIDTTTVAVANSNEFYLEGETFLGSSLIQTVSVGDTRWSLAVIQARSKVVGEVLGSLVTPIAVFVLIFIGAQMVVFLLYMRLMVNPMLRLGRRLEVLSRADADLTLKIQQGSNDEIGKVALNFNTFVEKLRYLMVEVKTVIERTSDIRSNIASNTEETTSAIEQINANLKSIDEQLALLDQEISDNATAIEQITQNISSMDEQIINQSAMVEESTSAITQMMASLNNVNNVAQTKRKTTQELAAVASEGKDIIEETSANFKMVVQQIDQIQEMASAINDIASQTNLLSMNAAIEAAHAGESGRGFAVVAEEIRKLAESAGQSSQTISQLIADITQSVQDTDEHVERTTVAFERISGEVNQTVEAFTEIEHSVAELNIGGQQILESSQQINEVTVNIKNGSTEITSGTEAMLASAGKIRDISGRVSTGMNESSSGAGEIVESMQMMVKLSHELSTIVDQLTENFSRFKTETGDGAGEGAQSAEEEIQPVENPISGADPGGEGR; from the coding sequence TTGAAAAATACCTATGAAGGCAGTTACACCATGAGCATTAAAATCAAGAGCATTCTTTTATCTGTTGTGGCGCCGGTTTTTCTTATTCTCATTCTTTCCGGCGTGCTGCTGTGGGTGCAGTTTCAGGCGGATATGAACAAGGAACGGCAGAGTATTCTGGCCGGGGCACGGAACATCCAGAGCGAGATCCGTCTGGAAATTTCCGAGAGCTTTGAAATACTCAGAAATATCGCCCTGAATCCTCTTACGGCCAGGGTAATGGAACGGATGAATCAGATCCCTGAGGGACTGGACAACGATGATTTTCAGGTCCTGGATGAGTTCAGCACCATACAGGAGCTGCTGGGACTCAGCGTGGAGGGTACCCGTACGGACCTGGCATATATTGCCTCCCGGGGTTCGGGAGGAATAATTCTGGGTTCAAATGTACAGATCGGTGAAGGTTTTGATGTACGGGGCCGGGACTATTACCAGGCGGCGATGGGGAACCCCGGAACCACGGTAATTTCCAGTCCCAGAATATCTGCAGAGGAAAGTGCCGAACCCATTATCGTCATTACCGCTGCCAGAAGCGTAGAAAATGAACAGGGAAGAACAGTGGGGATCGTTGCGGTGAATTACCGTCTGAACGGCATTATCGAAATTATCAGGGAAAACATGGAAGAATACGGTGTGAGCATCACCTTCTTCGACAGTCAATCCAGAAGCCTGCTCTGGAACAGAACAGAGGATGGCACCTACTTTTTCGATCCGGATAACGTGATAAGCCTGAAGGAATGGGTGGAAGGTTTGGGTGTTGATGAGATAGATACAACCACCGTCGCCGTTGCCAACAGCAATGAGTTTTACCTTGAGGGTGAGACCTTTCTGGGATCTTCTCTGATCCAAACCGTATCTGTGGGGGATACCCGATGGTCTCTTGCGGTAATCCAGGCCCGTTCCAAAGTGGTGGGAGAGGTGCTGGGATCGCTTGTTACACCCATTGCCGTATTTGTGCTGATTTTCATCGGAGCCCAGATGGTGGTATTTCTGCTCTATATGCGGCTGATGGTAAATCCCATGCTGCGGCTGGGCCGGCGACTTGAGGTTCTTTCCCGGGCGGATGCGGATCTGACTCTGAAAATTCAACAGGGAAGCAATGACGAGATCGGGAAGGTGGCTTTGAACTTCAACACCTTCGTTGAAAAACTCAGGTATTTGATGGTGGAAGTGAAAACGGTGATTGAGCGTACTTCGGATATCCGTTCAAACATCGCCTCAAATACCGAGGAAACCACATCGGCCATCGAACAGATCAATGCAAACCTGAAATCCATCGACGAACAGCTTGCATTGCTGGATCAGGAGATCAGTGACAATGCCACGGCAATTGAACAGATCACCCAGAATATTTCCTCCATGGATGAGCAGATCATCAACCAGTCGGCAATGGTTGAGGAATCCACTTCAGCCATCACCCAGATGATGGCCTCGCTGAACAATGTGAACAATGTCGCCCAGACCAAGCGGAAGACCACCCAGGAACTGGCTGCAGTGGCTTCAGAGGGGAAGGATATCATTGAAGAGACCTCGGCGAACTTCAAAATGGTGGTTCAGCAGATCGATCAGATCCAGGAGATGGCCTCGGCAATCAATGATATTGCTTCCCAGACCAATCTGCTTTCCATGAATGCCGCCATCGAAGCAGCCCACGCCGGGGAATCCGGCCGAGGTTTCGCCGTGGTTGCGGAAGAGATCAGAAAGCTGGCCGAATCTGCGGGGCAGTCATCCCAGACCATCAGTCAGCTCATCGCGGACATTACCCAGTCCGTTCAGGATACGGATGAGCATGTGGAGCGCACCACAGTCGCCTTTGAACGGATCAGCGGCGAGGTAAACCAGACCGTTGAGGCCTTCACCGAGATTGAGCACTCTGTGGCGGAGCTGAACATCGGCGGCCAGCAAATTCTTGAGTCTTCCCAGCAGATCAATGAGGTTACCGTCAATATTAAAAACGGTTCCACCGAGATCACCTCCGGCACTGAGGCGATGCTTGCCTCAGCGGGCAAAATCCGGGATATTTCCGGCAGGGTGAGTACGGGAATGAATGAATCCAGCTCCGGAGCCGGAGAGATTGTAGAGTCCATGCAGATGATGGTGAAGCTTTCCCATGAGCTGAGCACTATTGTGGATCAGCTCACTGAAAACTTCAGCAGGTTCAAGACAGAGACCGGCGATGGTGCAGGAGAAGGTGCGCAGTCTGCAGAAGAGGAGATTCAGCCCGTGGAAAATCCGATTAGCGGGGCTGATCCCGGCGGAGAAGGCCGCTGA
- a CDS encoding ABC transporter permease, with translation MKLTVMALRNLGRNRRRSLLSAISIGVTAIAFLLVLGITEWMKSDIRENITTYISGDVRIRHIEFQDDESIHPLRYSLSPGDELVEEVLRVPGVKAVSPRIHLGSVVYRDGKTIPARGTAVNFRLEESFQALSDHIIQGGMPEPGSKNALFSRSLAEKLDLELHDSITLLLRTKRGASNAVTLKVHAIADFSDASANAMSFFASLPLMQRILRSSNELMEILIQSDGDVKSSALAERISRRLEETGFSTDQFSIMPWQEISQLWSIMRMAEISYAVLALILFLLGSTVIINTTIMTIHERSREIGMLGALGMEPGQIVRLFFLEASFLGVIGAAGGVLLGFLMGIPLEQAGIPMYDSILQDAGVRELSGRMFVKVTPYTAIVTFFSASVVASLSSYLPARKVSKIHPVEALRVNQ, from the coding sequence ATGAAACTTACAGTTATGGCATTACGAAACCTGGGAAGGAACCGGCGCCGGTCCCTTCTGTCTGCAATATCCATCGGGGTTACGGCGATTGCCTTCCTGCTGGTATTGGGGATTACCGAATGGATGAAATCCGACATCCGGGAAAATATCACCACCTACATCTCCGGGGACGTGAGAATCCGGCATATTGAATTTCAGGACGATGAGAGCATTCATCCCCTGCGTTACAGTCTTTCACCGGGTGATGAACTGGTTGAGGAGGTTCTTCGGGTTCCGGGTGTAAAAGCGGTAAGCCCCCGGATTCATCTGGGCAGTGTGGTGTACCGGGACGGCAAAACCATACCCGCACGGGGAACGGCGGTGAATTTCCGGCTTGAAGAGTCTTTCCAGGCTCTCAGCGACCATATAATTCAGGGAGGAATGCCCGAACCGGGAAGTAAAAACGCACTCTTTTCCCGGAGTCTTGCGGAGAAACTGGATCTGGAGTTACACGATTCCATTACCCTTCTGCTGAGAACCAAGCGGGGAGCCAGCAATGCAGTCACCCTGAAGGTCCACGCCATCGCGGATTTCAGCGATGCCTCGGCAAATGCCATGAGCTTTTTTGCCTCTCTGCCCCTAATGCAGAGAATTCTGCGAAGCAGCAATGAGCTGATGGAAATACTCATACAGTCAGACGGGGATGTGAAAAGCTCTGCTCTGGCTGAACGGATATCCCGGAGGCTGGAGGAAACAGGTTTCAGCACGGATCAGTTCAGCATTATGCCCTGGCAGGAAATATCCCAGCTGTGGTCGATTATGCGGATGGCGGAGATCAGCTACGCTGTGCTGGCCCTGATCCTTTTTCTTCTGGGAAGTACGGTGATTATCAATACCACCATCATGACCATTCATGAGCGCTCCCGGGAGATCGGCATGCTGGGTGCACTGGGAATGGAGCCCGGTCAGATTGTCCGCCTGTTCTTTCTGGAAGCCAGCTTTCTGGGGGTGATCGGCGCCGCCGGCGGTGTCCTGCTTGGATTCCTCATGGGAATACCCCTGGAGCAGGCGGGAATTCCCATGTATGACTCCATCCTTCAGGATGCGGGAGTGCGGGAGCTGTCGGGGCGGATGTTTGTGAAGGTTACCCCGTACACTGCCATCGTCACCTTCTTTTCAGCATCTGTGGTGGCATCCCTTTCAAGCTATCTGCCGGCACGGAAAGTAAGCAAAATTCATCCCGTGGAAGCCCTGCGGGTGAATCAATAA
- a CDS encoding ABC transporter permease, producing MKININFYLKLAWLNLLRHKRRTVITSISIAAGIMAYVYMDSMVLGMVHDNSNNLILYETASVRMVTPEFWEDREFYPLKHAIDSPRTIMGELEAAGFNPVPRTRFSGEMLYYQDPYPDSGSRRIIVNGVDPEKDGDVFRIDSSVSQGQWLESETPSAVIGAGIARKTGARVGYPLLIRTRTRDGAYQTIEVIISGIADTPNPVVDLSAVYIPLSLADSALNMNGAVTDLNLYHPPTSDPGELKRQLEELLPGGILARTWQEMEPAVSEFDTIARNETKAFTFFIFIVALVGISNTMLNAVYDRFREIGMLRAMGMEDRSILLLLTLEAGGIGLLGAIAGVLFSIPIVWHLVTWGLDFSAFMPSDLNFGFRTDMHFMGMWNFATMLRAAAFGIAVSALVALIPGRRAVKKPVVDCLRME from the coding sequence ATGAAAATCAACATTAACTTCTACCTCAAACTTGCCTGGCTGAACCTGCTTCGGCATAAACGCCGCACGGTCATTACCTCCATCTCCATAGCTGCGGGAATTATGGCATATGTGTACATGGATTCCATGGTGCTGGGCATGGTTCACGATAACAGCAACAACCTCATATTGTACGAGACAGCAAGTGTCCGCATGGTTACCCCAGAATTCTGGGAAGATCGGGAGTTCTATCCGTTAAAACACGCAATTGATTCACCCCGGACCATTATGGGCGAGTTGGAGGCTGCCGGATTCAATCCCGTTCCGCGAACCCGCTTTTCCGGGGAAATGCTCTATTATCAGGATCCGTATCCTGACAGCGGCAGCCGCCGGATTATTGTGAACGGGGTTGATCCGGAAAAGGACGGAGATGTGTTCCGCATAGACTCTTCTGTAAGCCAGGGGCAATGGCTGGAAAGTGAAACGCCCTCTGCGGTAATCGGCGCAGGAATTGCCCGAAAAACCGGCGCCCGGGTGGGCTATCCCCTCCTGATCCGCACCCGTACACGTGACGGCGCTTACCAGACCATAGAGGTGATCATCAGCGGAATTGCGGATACTCCGAATCCGGTTGTGGATCTTTCGGCGGTGTACATTCCCCTTTCTCTTGCGGACAGCGCCCTGAACATGAACGGGGCAGTGACCGATCTGAACCTCTACCATCCACCGACCAGTGACCCCGGAGAGCTGAAGCGGCAGCTGGAAGAGCTGCTGCCCGGAGGGATCCTGGCCAGAACCTGGCAGGAGATGGAGCCGGCGGTGAGCGAGTTCGATACAATTGCCAGGAATGAAACCAAAGCCTTTACCTTTTTTATTTTCATTGTTGCCCTGGTGGGAATTTCCAATACCATGCTGAATGCAGTGTACGACCGTTTTCGGGAGATCGGCATGCTCAGGGCCATGGGCATGGAAGACAGATCCATCCTTCTGCTGCTCACCCTGGAAGCCGGGGGAATCGGACTGCTGGGAGCCATTGCAGGGGTATTGTTCAGCATCCCCATTGTGTGGCATCTGGTGACCTGGGGACTGGATTTTTCTGCGTTCATGCCTTCGGATTTGAATTTCGGTTTCAGAACCGACATGCATTTTATGGGGATGTGGAACTTCGCCACCATGCTTCGGGCGGCTGCTTTTGGCATTGCCGTATCCGCCCTGGTGGCCCTCATACCCGGACGCAGAGCGGTGAAAAAACCGGTGGTGGATTGTCTGCGGATGGAATAG
- a CDS encoding hemolysin, whose protein sequence is MIGLALSLLGDLSSSLPVSSVFHRMFMVIYALPGIFRITLDLYRFDRKIRHGGLQKAAGWLYNRFYRELDLPPDHRTLLERPAQPCLYVSNHPGIGDSLALLSQIPTENLKILVKSRRFFHMMPELKKYLILLSPSSRQRIPQMRRARNHLRDGGSLLMYPAGEIEPDPDLDPLVFPAKPGHWEFPELRVWSRFPRMLLRDFSRNGQELSVRCCRVSSVYHRRYFRHPFVLSAPTMDDALSRAAFLSIVYPRRMEAGVRLRVQAGLSESFSCRAPLEKREVLREKAPIPG, encoded by the coding sequence ATGATCGGACTGGCTCTTTCTCTCTTGGGGGACCTGTCATCATCCCTGCCCGTTTCTTCGGTCTTCCACCGGATGTTTATGGTGATATACGCTTTGCCGGGGATTTTCCGCATCACCCTGGATCTGTACCGCTTTGACCGGAAAATCCGCCACGGGGGTCTTCAGAAGGCCGCAGGCTGGCTGTATAACAGATTCTACCGGGAACTTGATCTGCCTCCCGACCACCGTACGCTGCTTGAACGTCCGGCACAACCCTGTCTGTATGTGTCCAATCATCCGGGAATAGGCGACTCCCTTGCTCTTTTGAGTCAAATTCCAACGGAAAATCTGAAAATTCTTGTGAAAAGCCGGCGGTTTTTCCATATGATGCCTGAGCTGAAAAAATATCTCATTCTGCTGAGTCCCAGCAGCCGCCAGCGGATTCCCCAAATGCGCCGGGCGCGGAATCATCTGCGGGACGGCGGCAGCCTTCTTATGTATCCTGCGGGAGAAATTGAGCCTGATCCCGACCTTGACCCCCTGGTGTTCCCGGCAAAACCCGGTCACTGGGAATTTCCTGAGTTGAGGGTCTGGAGCAGATTTCCCCGGATGCTGCTCCGGGACTTTTCCCGAAACGGACAAGAGCTGTCCGTTCGCTGCTGCAGGGTATCTTCGGTGTACCACCGCAGGTACTTTCGCCACCCTTTTGTTCTCAGCGCCCCGACAATGGATGATGCCCTCTCCAGGGCCGCCTTTCTCTCCATTGTGTATCCCCGGAGGATGGAGGCGGGAGTTCGGCTGAGGGTTCAGGCTGGACTTTCTGAAAGCTTCAGCTGCAGGGCCCCCCTGGAAAAACGAGAGGTTTTGCGGGAAAAAGCACCTATTCCGGGCTGA
- a CDS encoding class I SAM-dependent methyltransferase — translation MDFSKYLQSKWKLDSKSLHPRLLNRLKEYIRPGMRLLDLGAGNGAMLRRLNEQLRDCEYHALDLDSELLSEIESDPLPEGVTLKTVAGDAQDFLAGSGDEAYDVIISHMFMDLVNIPSMMQQIRRNLKNGGWGYFSMVYDGNSRFFPPHPMDAHVLELYNGSMKDSRRDGSRAGRELLHYCSADTGLKVLDAAASDWMIVPRKDGYADGEQHVLSSLLHFFRQVLSSEVKPAAPSAGQFQAWLSTRTEQMETHELGFANSQVDLLVKRI, via the coding sequence ATGGATTTCAGCAAATACCTGCAGTCAAAGTGGAAACTCGATTCAAAAAGCCTTCATCCCCGGCTGTTGAACAGGCTCAAAGAATATATCCGGCCAGGCATGAGGCTGCTGGATCTGGGGGCCGGGAACGGCGCAATGCTGCGCAGGCTGAATGAACAGCTTCGGGATTGTGAGTACCATGCTCTGGATCTGGATTCCGAGCTTTTATCGGAAATTGAATCGGATCCCCTGCCGGAGGGGGTGACGCTGAAAACCGTTGCAGGGGACGCTCAGGATTTTCTGGCGGGCAGCGGGGATGAAGCATATGATGTTATTATCTCCCATATGTTCATGGATCTTGTGAATATTCCCTCCATGATGCAGCAGATACGCCGGAACCTGAAGAATGGCGGCTGGGGGTATTTCAGCATGGTGTATGACGGGAACAGCCGTTTTTTTCCGCCCCATCCCATGGATGCACATGTTCTGGAACTGTACAACGGATCCATGAAGGATTCCCGGCGGGACGGCAGCCGCGCGGGACGTGAGCTGCTTCACTACTGCAGTGCCGACACCGGCCTGAAAGTTCTGGATGCCGCTGCGTCCGACTGGATGATCGTTCCCCGGAAAGACGGATACGCCGACGGGGAGCAGCATGTTCTCTCAAGTCTTCTTCATTTCTTTCGCCAGGTTCTTTCATCCGAGGTGAAACCGGCCGCCCCTTCTGCCGGTCAATTCCAGGCCTGGCTTTCCACCCGGACGGAGCAGATGGAGACCCATGAGCTGGGCTTTGCCAACAGTCAGGTGGATCTGCTGGTGAAGCGCATATGA